A single region of the Malaclemys terrapin pileata isolate rMalTer1 chromosome 2, rMalTer1.hap1, whole genome shotgun sequence genome encodes:
- the ODF1 gene encoding outer dense fiber protein 1, which translates to MSLCCRFLEDAKRDLRKADREIRKQIRLMDLHPHYLCDIHLHPHCLCDIHLHPHCGCEIHPYPHCLCAIHPHCHPPSCLTVWERKAIKAKLEAEQEMDSIRRRVNRMLNSCHDHKLLALMDVKGFDPEEVTVKVKDGKVKVSAEHEEEHRTLRGKEYNYTNLTKEISLPPGVNEEEVMYTVGPNSLVKIETPRKCFPCLLSLI; encoded by the exons ATGTCTTTGTGCTGTCGCTTTTTGGAAGATGCCAAGCGAGATTTGAGAAAGGCAGATagagaaataaggaaacagataaGGCTGATGGACCTGCATCCACATTACCTATGTGATATAcacctgcatccacactgcttGTGTGATATACacctgcatccacactgtggGTGTGAAATACACCCATATCCACATTGCCTGTGTGCTATACACCCACACTGCCATCCACCATCATGCCTCACAGTTTGGGAGAGGAAAGCCATTAAAGCAAAACTGGAGGCAGAGCAAGAAATGGACAG catccgaagaagagtTAATAGGATGTTGAACTCATGCCATGACCATAAGCTTTTAGCTCTGATGGATGTTAAGGGGTTTGACCCAGAGGAAGTTACAGTGAAGGTGAAAGATGGGAAGGTTAAagtatcagctgaacatgaggaGGAGCATAGGACCCTAAGAGGGAAGGAATACAACTACACAAATCTTACCAAGGAGATCAGCTTGCCTCCAGGGGTAAATGAAGAGGAGGTGATGTACACTGTAGGACCTAACAGTTTGGTGAAGATTGAAACTCCACGCAAGTGTTTCCCTTGCCTCCTGAGTCTAATTTGA